Proteins encoded by one window of Lates calcarifer isolate ASB-BC8 linkage group LG5, TLL_Latcal_v3, whole genome shotgun sequence:
- the dok1a gene encoding docking protein 1 gives MDFNTKTGKVYLQPHKAGKKWKPVWLSLFPPSSSGVGRLEIQDLGGGGAGGDHGTGVRRHRQPLGDRKLKVVQLSELISVLRLPPNAEACPLENMSAFCVETQDRTMVFAALKDDCVDWVEKLSHSTFQRGGDSGSNQLHMEENQIYASGDEASEFWVVVQRTDAATRSGLQGSYWLQVGREALLLRETQKKNIVGEWPYELLRRYGKDKLILTIEAGRRCESGPGTFTFETQQAEKIFSLIQTTIKQKTSSVALGNQNQEAEKVAVTNIQAHSPLPKIPDMTTMAAILENNLKTEERKCAALEESAHIQDELVVQSECVSAQPVPITLMPLPLIPTHDSPSGHHHGGQSDAVYADPADCIQSVPEQHLSTALYVDPASVLPLKPPSSRESVIPRHNPFSPHPCFNIDHPDSVYSEVYDKISPVLSKQAAIQGKGKTKCFADDEPIYTEPMYEKEEASYKNETKSDPFAHLYAQICKTAKSSSTSASSNTTPSCSAPCFSATDDTTRTKDMDKSLDDVIYENLGVI, from the exons ATGGACTTTAACACTAAAACAGGGAAGGTTTACCTCCAACCACACAAAGCTGGCAAA aaATGGAAGCCGGTGTGGTTGTCCCTGTTTCCCCCTAGTAGCAGTGGAGTGGGTCGACTGGAGATCCAGGATTTGGGAG GAGGTGGTGCAGGAGGTGATCATGGCACTGGGGTCAGGAGACACCGCCAGCCTCTTGGGGACAGAAAGCTGAAAGTGGTCCAACTGTCTGAGCTGATCAGTGTCCTCAGACTCCCTCCAAACGCTGAGGCCTGTCCCTTG GAGAACATGTCAGCATTTTGTGTGGAGACACAGGACAGAACAATGGTGTTTGCCGCACTCAAAGACGACTGTGTGGACTGGGTAGAAAAGCTGAGTCACAGCACGTTTCAG AGAGGAGGTGACTCAGGCTCTAATCAGCTTCATATGGAAGAGAATCAGATATATGCCTCAGGAGATGAGG CCTCAGAGTTCTGGGTTGTGGTTCAGAGGACGGATGCAGCAACACGTTCTGGTCTGCAGGGATCATACTGGCTGCAGGTCGGACGAGAGGCACTGCTGCTACGagagacacagaagaagaacatTGTTGGGGAATGGCCGTATGAACTGCTGAGACGATATGGAAAAGATAAG CTGATTTTAACCATTGAAGCAGGCAGGCGCTGTGAATCTGGTCCTGGAACATTCACCTTTGAGACACAGCAGGCTGAGAAAATATTCTCCCTGATCCAGACTACCATCAAACAGAAGACTTCATCTGTTGCTTTGGGTAATCAAAACCAAGAGGCTGAGAAAGTTGCTGTAACCAACATACAGGCTCATTCCCCTCTCCCCAAAATACCTGATATGACCACTATGGCTGCCATTCTGGAGAACAAcctgaagacagaggagaggaaatgtgcTGCTTTAGAAGAGAGTGCACATATTCAAGATGAACTGGTTGTTCAGTCAGAATGTGTATCAGCACAGCCAGTTCCCATCACACTCATGCCTCTCCCACTGATCCCCACACATGACAGCCCCTCTGGACATCATCATGGTGGCCAATCAGATGCTGTATATGCTGACCCAGCTGACTGCATCCAATCTGTCCCAGAACAGCATCTGTCCACAGCTCTGTATGTAGACCCTGCGAGTGTTCTTCCACTAAAACCCCCCAGTTCAAGAGAATCTGTTATTCCCCGCCATAACCCCTTCTCTCCACATCCCTGCTTTAACATTGATCACCCAGATTCGGTCTATTCAGAGGTGTATGACAAAATCAGTCCAGTCCTGAGTAAACAAGCTGCCATTCAGggtaaaggaaaaacaaagtgttttgcAGATGATGAACCTATTTATACTGAGCCCATGTATGAGAAAGAAGAGGCATCGtataaaaatgaaaccaaatcCGACCCATTTGCCCACCTTTATGCTCAAATCTGCAAGACAGCAAAATCATCTAGTACCTCTGCATCTTCTAACACCACCCcttcctgctctgctccctGTTTCTCTGCCACTGACGATACAACCAGAACAAAAGACATGGACAAATCTCTTGATGATGTAATCTATGAAAATCTGGGTGTCATTTAG